One window from the genome of Paraneptunicella aestuarii encodes:
- a CDS encoding TonB-dependent receptor, with product MKNTIFNKSVVSTAIGAALSVSMPGVVVAQEQGAQQQKQYEVIEVTANRRTQSIQDVPYNISAMSGSELEEGSIQDASEMMRNIAGITVVDRGYRNSGTVNGVIIRGVNVDNGANGDVPLSAVPTVASYIGETPLYANFILKDIEMVEVLRGPQGTLYGSGSLAGTVKYRMNKPETDEFSGNVSVNVSQTDGSEGNNLTTDLLLNIPLSDNLAVRANIGKVDNDGIIDYTNVYVLDSNNYAPVPDNGDLATGGPKFRSVEDADYVDIEYGRISALYQASEGFSILLSHQFQQDDIGGRRQTTTGNHWVNGTEEAYGEYENGAVLLEPSERDVSLTALEIEVDLGFATLTSSSSVYDHEGQATSDNTGFYAQQNWFQNLYYGSPRPLAKANRGYKDEAFVQEVRLVSNERVANMDWVAGFYYMDNDSYTFQDSFMPGYQEWAGAAFDWWPTMENFGMVYTDNDFRYRRNVNFKDKALFGELTYHFSDEFRATVGVRAFKNEYDNKTDLSLPIWPYLGAQPNFKTDENDTLFKVNLSYDISDETMVYATVSEGYRRGGANAVPLDGNLAERPEWQQYNSDMATNYEVGVKGRFGDGMHSYTLSAFRLDWDNPQLNTASTWGFFTVANGESAQTQGLEFELYGYLTDSLHYVLGYAMVQAELTDDFYAPSSVSAASSTRLVAEDGSELPLAPEHTFSLSLDYTHELDNGMYWVSQANMYYQSDSLNWLGDDPARQADIDGFAVVNVSTRLSADDWDLTLYIKNLTNEEGITGLITEGHMGTDPAENFLGNSSRNYISLPRTIGLSATYRF from the coding sequence ATGAAAAACACGATTTTCAACAAGTCTGTAGTATCGACTGCCATTGGTGCAGCCTTGTCCGTATCAATGCCGGGAGTCGTTGTTGCTCAAGAGCAAGGCGCTCAACAGCAAAAACAATATGAAGTCATCGAAGTAACAGCTAACCGCCGCACACAAAGCATTCAGGATGTACCCTACAATATTTCCGCAATGTCAGGTAGTGAGCTGGAAGAAGGTAGCATTCAGGATGCATCAGAAATGATGCGCAACATCGCAGGTATTACCGTTGTTGATCGTGGTTATCGTAACTCAGGCACGGTTAATGGCGTGATTATTCGTGGTGTTAACGTTGATAATGGTGCCAACGGTGACGTGCCTCTTTCTGCGGTTCCAACAGTGGCTTCCTATATAGGAGAAACACCTCTTTACGCCAACTTTATTCTGAAAGATATCGAGATGGTGGAAGTCTTGCGTGGCCCACAGGGTACGCTTTACGGATCAGGTTCTTTGGCGGGTACGGTCAAGTATCGTATGAACAAGCCTGAAACCGACGAATTTTCGGGTAATGTGAGCGTTAATGTGAGCCAAACAGACGGTTCAGAAGGTAACAACCTGACCACTGATTTACTCTTGAACATTCCTTTGAGCGATAATTTAGCGGTACGTGCCAATATCGGTAAGGTCGATAACGACGGTATTATTGATTACACCAACGTGTATGTACTGGATTCAAACAATTATGCACCAGTGCCAGACAATGGCGATTTGGCGACCGGCGGCCCTAAGTTCCGCAGTGTTGAAGATGCCGATTATGTTGATATCGAATACGGCCGTATCTCCGCGCTTTATCAGGCTTCTGAGGGCTTCTCGATTTTGTTATCACACCAGTTCCAACAAGATGATATTGGTGGACGTCGCCAAACTACAACGGGCAACCATTGGGTGAATGGTACTGAAGAAGCCTATGGCGAGTACGAAAACGGTGCAGTTTTACTTGAGCCGTCGGAACGTGATGTATCGTTGACTGCTTTAGAAATTGAAGTTGATTTGGGCTTTGCAACGCTAACATCCAGCTCTTCGGTTTACGATCATGAAGGTCAGGCAACCAGCGACAATACCGGCTTTTATGCACAACAAAACTGGTTCCAAAACCTGTACTATGGTTCGCCTCGTCCGTTGGCAAAAGCCAATCGTGGTTACAAGGATGAAGCCTTTGTTCAGGAAGTGCGTTTGGTGTCAAACGAACGTGTTGCCAATATGGACTGGGTTGCCGGTTTCTACTACATGGACAACGATTCCTATACTTTCCAGGACAGCTTTATGCCGGGTTACCAGGAGTGGGCGGGAGCCGCTTTTGATTGGTGGCCTACCATGGAAAACTTTGGCATGGTGTATACCGACAACGATTTCCGCTATCGCCGCAACGTTAACTTCAAAGACAAAGCCTTGTTTGGTGAGTTGACCTATCACTTCTCTGATGAATTTAGAGCAACAGTGGGTGTACGTGCGTTCAAAAATGAGTACGACAATAAGACCGATTTGTCTCTGCCTATTTGGCCGTACTTGGGCGCTCAGCCTAACTTTAAAACCGACGAAAACGACACTTTGTTCAAAGTTAACCTGTCTTATGACATCAGCGATGAAACTATGGTGTACGCCACAGTTTCAGAAGGCTACCGTCGTGGCGGTGCCAACGCAGTGCCTCTTGATGGCAACCTGGCAGAACGTCCGGAATGGCAACAGTATAATTCCGATATGGCCACCAACTATGAAGTGGGTGTGAAAGGGCGCTTTGGCGATGGCATGCACAGCTATACCTTGTCGGCCTTCCGTCTGGATTGGGATAATCCTCAGTTGAATACTGCGTCTACCTGGGGCTTCTTCACTGTTGCCAATGGTGAATCAGCACAAACCCAAGGTTTGGAATTTGAATTGTATGGCTACCTGACAGACTCGCTGCATTATGTGTTGGGCTATGCAATGGTACAGGCTGAGCTAACGGATGATTTCTATGCACCTTCATCTGTTAGTGCAGCCTCTTCCACTCGTTTGGTTGCGGAAGATGGTTCGGAATTGCCGCTAGCGCCAGAACATACCTTTAGTTTGTCACTAGACTATACTCATGAGCTGGACAATGGCATGTACTGGGTTTCTCAGGCGAATATGTATTATCAGTCTGATTCATTAAACTGGTTGGGTGATGACCCGGCTCGTCAGGCTGATATCGACGGTTTTGCTGTGGTGAATGTGAGCACCCGGTTGAGTGCCGATGATTGGGATCTGACCTTGTACATCAAGAACCTGACCAACGAGGAAGGCATTACTGGTTTAATCACCGAAGGTCACATGGGAACGGATCCAGCAGAAAACTTTTTGGGTAACTCGTCTCGTAATTACATCAGTTTGCCCAGAACCATTGGATTGTCAGCGACATATCGCTTTTAA
- a CDS encoding helix-turn-helix domain-containing protein: protein MSEIENLIRRLYCQSSRIAPEAFRQWALMQLIDLMNADAALWGTGNLGTLEFHYQEHIGLDDHYGERLANTLDINPIRQAVLQNLHEPVLMSEVFPDEAFFQSELYQNLFEPYGVKRILATGCYEQESGLYTLISLYRFDAENDFNNTDKEHMQRLVYHLNAAASYNYFLHLQQQDEGQTAAICDKHGIYWQTHPEFFALLHNQANSESSQTADTPKFSYPLVDGGEYQQGDLHIRVTAQGELFRVSVRQLNPLDTLSEREQQIVNWIVQGLTFKEVAKELDLAPSTISNHLYRIYRKLDIASRSQLAKLYAKAQA, encoded by the coding sequence ATGTCTGAAATTGAAAACCTGATCCGCCGTTTATATTGCCAGTCGTCACGGATTGCGCCCGAAGCGTTTCGGCAGTGGGCGTTGATGCAATTAATCGACCTGATGAATGCCGATGCGGCGTTATGGGGAACCGGGAATTTAGGCACCTTAGAGTTTCATTATCAGGAACATATTGGTTTGGATGATCATTATGGTGAGCGCTTAGCCAATACGCTGGATATCAACCCTATCCGCCAAGCGGTACTACAAAACCTGCATGAACCGGTTCTGATGAGCGAAGTGTTTCCCGACGAGGCGTTTTTTCAATCTGAACTCTATCAAAACCTCTTCGAACCTTATGGTGTTAAACGCATTCTGGCAACAGGTTGCTATGAGCAGGAAAGTGGCTTGTATACCTTGATTAGCCTGTATCGTTTCGATGCCGAGAATGATTTTAACAATACCGACAAAGAACACATGCAGCGCCTTGTTTATCACTTAAATGCCGCTGCTTCCTACAATTACTTCTTGCATTTACAACAGCAAGACGAGGGGCAAACAGCGGCGATTTGCGACAAACACGGTATTTATTGGCAAACGCATCCAGAGTTCTTTGCCTTACTGCATAATCAGGCTAACAGTGAATCATCACAAACCGCTGATACGCCTAAATTCTCGTATCCGCTCGTTGATGGCGGTGAATATCAGCAAGGCGATTTACACATTCGGGTGACGGCTCAGGGGGAGTTATTCAGAGTGAGTGTGCGTCAGCTTAATCCGCTTGATACCTTGTCGGAAAGGGAACAACAAATCGTAAACTGGATTGTTCAAGGGCTTACCTTTAAAGAGGTTGCCAAAGAATTGGATTTGGCACCTTCAACCATTTCCAACCACTTATATCGCATCTATCGCAAGCTGGATATTGCCAGCCGTAGTCAACTCGCCAAGCTGTATGCCAAAGCTCAAGCCTGA
- a CDS encoding MFS transporter: MTNYKSSNNGSNKMTNELSTTQSPRIIVDPNGIWASVMLAFLTTAGIFYINIMPAVVSGLKEGLGFTNQQAGFVSSANLYGASLGALTAVFIIKHIDWKRWSYVLMGLIIAIDLICIVISSPWVMIATRGLHGLVGGLLVGIGFGIISRTASPDRTFGYLLFIQWGLGGLGLMFLPGLVPEYGVTALFLSLVAFTLVSLVMLVFLPDYPVPQRHTENANQDAPTGNNNRVNKLPLVLTLLAILIFQAANMGLFAYMIALGKAEGLSIDFMSPSLAAASWVALGGAFLVIVIGTRYGRTLPLAISIVLTALFSWLLHFSESPDVYLYSNVAIGICWAFVLPYLFGICSELDKGGQYAALGGFASKMGLASGPMVAALLLSDDHYSIVINAAVVGLLLCVVVVFQPARMLDR, from the coding sequence GTGACTAATTATAAAAGCAGTAATAACGGCAGTAATAAAATGACCAATGAATTAAGCACAACACAGTCTCCTCGTATTATCGTAGACCCAAACGGGATTTGGGCGAGCGTGATGCTGGCTTTTCTCACTACCGCCGGGATTTTTTACATCAATATCATGCCTGCGGTTGTCAGTGGCTTAAAAGAAGGTTTAGGGTTTACCAATCAACAAGCGGGATTTGTCAGCTCTGCCAATCTTTATGGCGCTTCACTTGGCGCGCTTACCGCGGTGTTTATCATTAAACATATCGACTGGAAGCGTTGGTCATACGTGCTGATGGGCTTGATTATCGCCATTGATTTAATCTGCATTGTGATCAGCAGCCCCTGGGTGATGATTGCCACACGCGGGTTGCATGGTTTGGTTGGTGGCCTGTTAGTCGGCATTGGTTTCGGCATTATTTCCCGTACTGCCAGCCCGGATCGTACATTTGGTTATTTGCTGTTTATTCAGTGGGGATTAGGCGGCTTAGGCTTGATGTTTCTGCCCGGACTGGTTCCCGAATATGGCGTTACAGCGCTATTCTTGTCATTGGTTGCCTTTACTTTGGTGTCACTGGTTATGCTGGTTTTTCTTCCTGACTATCCCGTGCCTCAACGACATACTGAAAATGCGAATCAGGATGCACCTACAGGCAACAATAACCGGGTGAACAAACTGCCATTGGTGCTAACCTTGCTGGCGATACTGATTTTTCAAGCGGCGAATATGGGGCTGTTTGCTTACATGATCGCCCTGGGTAAGGCGGAAGGCTTGAGCATTGATTTTATGAGCCCGTCGCTGGCTGCGGCAAGTTGGGTGGCGTTAGGCGGGGCATTTTTGGTGATTGTCATCGGTACTCGCTATGGTCGAACCTTGCCATTAGCGATTTCTATTGTGTTAACCGCGCTATTTTCATGGCTACTGCATTTTAGCGAAAGCCCCGATGTGTATTTATACAGCAATGTCGCCATTGGTATTTGCTGGGCATTTGTGTTGCCGTACCTGTTTGGCATTTGTTCCGAGCTGGACAAAGGCGGTCAGTATGCCGCTTTGGGTGGTTTTGCTTCAAAAATGGGTTTGGCCTCCGGGCCTATGGTTGCGGCATTGCTGTTGTCGGATGACCATTATTCTATTGTGATCAATGCTGCTGTTGTGGGTTTGTTGTTGTGTGTTGTCGTTGTGTTTCAGCCCGCGCGGATGCTAGACCGATAG
- a CDS encoding acetoacetate decarboxylase family protein: MKLNTQLTEELVANEDKFNTPFFQRFKLRRANAPLQLNENIQKDYLFPTFYNNVTCAQAIFLCDYKAAQSLMPHPKMKPVRVPGGRSLVVFSSYIYRDVMHIAPYNEIAMTIPVQIDPTYSIPLLPMLIPGYPGFGYYVFNMPVTSLENRIRGNNIWGLPKVLHNIEIEQQSNQVRTTASDEEGNNYIQLDVPTDLKYAELQHFDVKTHLYSVLNNQLLKSKTCFTGEFLVQKNMSRLWKKSGNTPALQIGTGKFAEQLRALNIDPYPFQTRFCTNMQACFDLSDPDYQAGFSVASESTLGM, from the coding sequence ATGAAATTAAACACCCAATTAACCGAAGAGCTGGTTGCCAACGAAGACAAATTTAACACGCCGTTTTTTCAGCGCTTTAAACTACGTCGTGCCAATGCACCATTGCAGCTAAACGAAAACATTCAGAAGGATTATCTGTTCCCTACGTTCTATAACAACGTTACCTGTGCTCAAGCCATTTTCCTGTGTGACTACAAGGCAGCACAATCGCTAATGCCGCATCCTAAAATGAAACCGGTGCGCGTTCCCGGCGGGCGTTCTTTGGTGGTGTTTTCCAGTTATATCTATCGCGACGTTATGCACATTGCCCCTTACAATGAAATAGCCATGACCATACCGGTGCAAATAGACCCCACCTACTCGATTCCCTTGTTACCCATGTTGATCCCCGGCTACCCCGGCTTTGGCTACTATGTGTTTAACATGCCGGTGACTTCGCTGGAAAACCGAATTCGAGGTAACAATATTTGGGGTTTACCCAAGGTGTTGCACAACATTGAAATAGAACAGCAAAGCAACCAAGTGCGCACCACAGCCAGCGACGAAGAAGGCAACAACTACATTCAACTGGACGTACCGACGGATCTTAAATACGCCGAGTTGCAACACTTTGATGTGAAAACACACCTGTACTCAGTGCTCAATAATCAACTGCTCAAAAGCAAAACCTGCTTTACCGGTGAGTTTTTGGTTCAGAAGAACATGAGTCGCTTATGGAAGAAGTCGGGCAATACGCCGGCACTGCAAATAGGCACGGGAAAATTTGCTGAACAGTTACGCGCACTGAACATTGACCCGTATCCATTTCAAACGCGCTTTTGCACCAACATGCAAGCCTGTTTCGATTTATCCGATCCTGATTATCAAGCCGGGTTTTCTGTTGCTTCTGAAAGCACTTTGGGAATGTAA
- a CDS encoding carbon-nitrogen hydrolase family protein produces the protein MNHFSIAGLQLALPAGNCLSYIDNAIARTKKKYPWIDMIVLSELCTFGPETKYAEPLPSATENAFCEMAQKYNVWLLNGSLFEKVGDDIYNTASVINPQGQVVERYRKAYPFHPYEKGVKCGQDFVVFDVPGGRIGVAICYDLWFPEVARELSCRGADVILYPTLTGTIDRPLELVLAQATAIQQQAYVFSINATGEYGNGQSIVVCPEGNVMYQANEAEEIIPLEVDFAHVKRVRERGTLGLGQTLKSFRDNPLNANRKCLDNSFINGLGTLSIPGTEEKSEGK, from the coding sequence ATGAACCATTTTTCCATTGCCGGATTACAACTGGCACTCCCCGCAGGAAATTGCTTGTCCTATATCGACAACGCTATTGCTCGAACCAAGAAGAAATACCCCTGGATAGACATGATTGTCTTGAGCGAGCTTTGCACCTTTGGCCCTGAAACCAAGTATGCCGAGCCGTTACCCAGCGCTACCGAAAATGCCTTTTGTGAGATGGCGCAGAAATATAACGTCTGGTTGCTGAACGGGTCGCTGTTTGAAAAAGTCGGAGACGACATCTACAACACCGCTTCGGTTATCAACCCCCAAGGGCAAGTCGTTGAGCGTTATCGCAAAGCTTATCCATTCCATCCATACGAGAAAGGTGTGAAATGTGGTCAAGACTTTGTGGTGTTTGACGTACCCGGTGGTCGCATTGGTGTTGCCATTTGTTATGACCTCTGGTTCCCCGAGGTGGCACGCGAGCTGTCATGCCGTGGAGCCGATGTGATCCTGTACCCAACCCTGACTGGTACTATCGACCGTCCACTGGAACTGGTACTGGCGCAAGCCACTGCCATTCAACAGCAAGCTTATGTCTTTAGTATCAATGCCACAGGTGAATACGGTAATGGGCAATCTATTGTTGTGTGCCCGGAAGGTAACGTGATGTATCAGGCCAATGAAGCGGAAGAAATCATTCCTCTGGAAGTGGATTTTGCTCACGTTAAGCGCGTTCGAGAGCGCGGTACACTTGGCCTTGGGCAAACATTAAAAAGTTTTCGAGATAATCCTCTGAACGCAAATCGCAAGTGTTTGGATAACTCGTTTATTAATGGATTGGGAACCTTAAGCATCCCTGGAACAGAAGAAAAGTCAGAAGGCAAATAG
- a CDS encoding tetratricopeptide repeat-containing sulfotransferase family protein, with amino-acid sequence MRDIQSVLVSIEKAIALEPHNAKWLLQKLQCHLALQDKASANQVADSLLTFPSLSNDLYPEFALALNALQRYQEALTYYKVALQEASDANVQSQLLFNMGSIYRYLGDLGMANELLDEALKLNPEDAEAQLLRSSLRKQTLEQNHVDELTDLFAHEGNSPLQKATFAYALAKELEDLQRYEQSFEVLYSGAQSRRKNMRYHVEQDINTLQDIVATFNDDFAKRTQDSGFDSQEPIFILGLPRTGSTLIERILSQHSDVYAAGELNDFALSMMAQVKQQFPNQASNKSTLIHASSQLDFAKLGEKYIQETRPETGHTPRFIDKLPLNSLYVGLIRAALPRAKIIYVKRHPMDTCYAIYKQLFTQGYPFSYDLDELAEYYIAHERMMQHWLALYPDAIYALEYEKLVADLDTQARKLLQFCELDWQAQCVDFEQNAQPSTTASAAQVRQKIYASSIGKWRCYSEQLAPLKAKLQQAGIACD; translated from the coding sequence ATGCGTGATATTCAGTCGGTTCTGGTGAGTATTGAAAAAGCCATTGCCTTGGAACCTCACAATGCCAAGTGGTTATTGCAAAAACTGCAGTGCCACTTGGCATTGCAAGATAAAGCCAGCGCGAATCAGGTTGCCGACAGCCTATTAACCTTTCCTTCCTTAAGCAATGATCTTTACCCAGAATTTGCTTTGGCATTGAACGCTTTGCAACGTTATCAAGAAGCACTTACTTACTACAAAGTTGCTTTGCAGGAAGCGTCAGATGCCAATGTTCAGAGCCAACTGTTATTTAATATGGGCTCCATTTATCGGTATCTGGGCGATCTGGGGATGGCCAATGAATTGCTGGATGAAGCGCTTAAACTCAATCCGGAAGATGCAGAAGCTCAGTTATTAAGAAGCTCGTTGCGTAAGCAAACCTTAGAACAAAACCATGTAGACGAGCTCACCGATTTATTCGCTCACGAAGGAAACTCGCCACTACAAAAAGCCACCTTTGCTTATGCCTTGGCGAAAGAACTGGAAGACTTACAGCGTTACGAGCAAAGCTTTGAAGTGCTCTATTCTGGAGCGCAGAGCCGACGTAAGAACATGCGTTATCACGTTGAGCAAGACATCAATACTCTTCAAGACATCGTCGCTACGTTTAATGACGACTTTGCCAAGAGAACCCAGGATTCCGGTTTCGATTCCCAAGAACCGATTTTTATTCTGGGTTTACCGCGCACTGGCAGCACCTTGATTGAACGCATCTTGAGCCAGCACTCAGATGTTTACGCCGCAGGTGAACTCAACGATTTTGCCTTAAGTATGATGGCGCAAGTGAAGCAACAGTTTCCAAACCAGGCAAGTAACAAGAGCACCTTGATCCATGCCAGTTCACAACTGGATTTTGCCAAGTTGGGAGAGAAGTATATTCAGGAAACTCGACCTGAAACCGGGCACACTCCAAGATTTATCGACAAATTACCGCTGAATTCGCTCTATGTTGGTTTAATTCGAGCCGCATTACCTAGGGCAAAGATTATCTATGTAAAACGCCACCCAATGGATACCTGCTATGCCATCTATAAGCAGTTATTCACGCAAGGTTATCCTTTCTCTTACGATCTGGATGAATTGGCTGAATATTACATTGCTCATGAGCGCATGATGCAACATTGGTTGGCCTTATATCCGGATGCTATTTATGCGCTTGAATATGAAAAGCTGGTGGCTGATCTCGATACGCAAGCGCGTAAGTTATTGCAGTTTTGTGAATTGGATTGGCAAGCCCAATGCGTCGATTTTGAACAGAATGCGCAGCCTTCGACAACGGCGAGTGCCGCTCAGGTACGTCAGAAAATCTATGCCTCGTCTATCGGTAAATGGCGTTGTTATTCAGAGCAGTTAGCGCCCTTGAAAGCGAAACTCCAACAAGCAGGAATCGCCTGTGACTAA
- a CDS encoding ketopantoate reductase family protein: MTNPAEQTVLIFGAGAIGTTLAHWLTPYIPNLYLFDKPEIIAQLKSGITCYEQAKEESVRQVTCISSLSEIPPPDVILLCVKNYSLDGVAQVIQKAYGDYPVIIGLQNGRENQRVLPRYFSKVAYGVVCYNAWQDKVGKVGYQKKGPLVLGMLDRMLDGMLNSMLDSSLDDDTENHLSQSALQSIVALLNSGVPTQLTPALQNAVVCKMLANLTNSVTTLVGFGFRELDHPELFQRIMVSVLYEGMQILKQAGYQECKLDGMPSWFTLAFAAKMPAWVTRPLFMRNMKKMVISSMAQDIVLYGRHAHELESINGEMLQIAAEHGIPAPINGILYRLCQEQFAAEAFQPMSVKALYQALCG, translated from the coding sequence ATGACAAATCCCGCAGAACAAACCGTACTAATTTTTGGTGCCGGCGCGATAGGCACAACGCTGGCGCACTGGCTAACGCCTTATATTCCGAACTTATATTTGTTCGATAAGCCCGAAATTATCGCTCAGCTAAAAAGCGGCATTACCTGTTATGAGCAAGCAAAAGAAGAAAGCGTTCGTCAGGTAACCTGCATTTCAAGCTTGTCGGAAATCCCACCACCGGACGTTATTCTACTGTGCGTGAAAAACTACAGTCTGGATGGCGTAGCACAGGTGATCCAGAAAGCTTATGGCGATTATCCTGTGATCATTGGCTTGCAAAATGGTCGCGAAAATCAGCGCGTCCTGCCCCGTTATTTCTCAAAAGTCGCTTACGGAGTGGTTTGCTACAACGCTTGGCAAGATAAGGTGGGCAAGGTTGGTTATCAGAAAAAGGGGCCGTTGGTTCTTGGCATGTTGGATAGAATGTTGGATGGCATGTTGAATAGCATGTTGGATAGCTCGCTTGATGACGATACAGAGAATCATTTAAGTCAAAGCGCATTACAGAGTATTGTTGCCTTATTGAATTCAGGTGTGCCGACACAGCTTACGCCAGCTCTGCAAAACGCCGTGGTCTGCAAAATGCTGGCAAACCTGACTAACTCGGTCACGACACTGGTGGGCTTTGGCTTTCGGGAACTTGATCACCCAGAGCTATTTCAACGCATTATGGTGTCGGTGCTGTATGAAGGTATGCAAATTCTCAAACAGGCCGGATATCAGGAATGCAAGTTGGATGGTATGCCAAGCTGGTTCACCCTTGCTTTCGCCGCCAAAATGCCAGCCTGGGTAACGCGCCCGCTATTTATGCGCAATATGAAGAAAATGGTGATTAGCAGTATGGCGCAAGACATTGTGTTGTACGGACGCCACGCCCATGAGCTGGAAAGTATTAACGGCGAAATGCTACAGATTGCCGCGGAACATGGTATTCCGGCTCCCATTAATGGGATTTTGTATCGGCTCTGTCAGGAACAGTTTGCCGCCGAGGCATTTCAACCCATGTCGGTGAAAGCCTTGTATCAGGCACTGTGTGGTTAA
- the pdxR gene encoding MocR-like pyridoxine biosynthesis transcription factor PdxR — translation MTHDKALLSFQSALQSALQPGLQQVIQYSPMTQHLIHLEPSSSESLQSQIRRKMVESILVGSFPPGTKLPSSRKLADQLKVSRNTVLSVYQKLIEEGYIVTRERSGVFVTDNLVQGRVEVAKLPEVQVEYQQKAKYKFKSRVSSTKSTSCPSNWNSYSFPFIDGKFDVSLYPIKQWREATAKASSTQEIYHWSRQQGNGDDPMLIDEIRSKILPRRGIQASSDEILITSGAQQALHLITQLFVDNKVVVGVEEPGFPEMRELLNYQGARLVHQPIDQQGLVVDDALNQCDIVYTTPSHQTPTSITMSMERRQALLNKANEKDFLIIEDDFEFESNFLGKPHPALKSLDKGHRVIYVSCLSKVLAPGVQIAFIVADSEIINELTKLRKLLVRNPPLNNQRAVAYFLSLGYYDAYMMHLHKVFYDRWLTLREALNTYLPNCIDTGPIQGGTAYWITGPKQLDGEYLREKAAELGILIEPVKRYFASTHYPENCFRMGITSIANDKIQLGVSMLAQLIHQLTAEYEEKLTNAKGRLLSQAMLADLLPNARLECQMVYGVPCTIDLRKDGSMYGETGGMDSEVDTGRWWIENGMFYRQWNLWGYSEVKGFYVIMDGDEMKWFDENYCFVRKLELKGHVPD, via the coding sequence ATGACTCATGATAAAGCGCTATTATCCTTCCAATCGGCCTTGCAATCAGCCTTGCAACCGGGCTTACAACAGGTAATTCAGTATTCGCCTATGACCCAGCATTTAATTCATCTAGAACCATCCAGCAGTGAAAGTTTGCAAAGCCAGATCCGCCGTAAGATGGTGGAAAGTATTCTGGTTGGATCTTTCCCGCCGGGTACCAAATTGCCGTCTTCTCGCAAATTAGCCGACCAGTTGAAAGTGTCACGCAACACCGTGTTATCTGTGTATCAAAAACTGATTGAAGAAGGTTATATCGTTACTCGTGAGCGTAGTGGTGTGTTCGTGACGGATAATCTGGTGCAGGGCAGGGTGGAAGTGGCAAAGTTGCCGGAAGTTCAGGTTGAATACCAGCAAAAGGCGAAATACAAATTCAAAAGCAGGGTGTCATCTACCAAATCGACATCTTGCCCTTCAAACTGGAATTCATACAGTTTTCCGTTTATTGATGGCAAGTTTGATGTGTCTTTGTACCCCATCAAACAATGGCGCGAAGCCACAGCCAAAGCCAGCTCCACACAAGAGATTTACCACTGGTCGCGCCAGCAGGGCAATGGCGATGATCCCATGCTGATTGACGAAATCCGTTCCAAAATTTTGCCGCGACGCGGTATTCAGGCCAGTAGTGACGAAATCTTGATTACCAGTGGCGCACAACAAGCTTTGCATCTTATTACCCAACTTTTTGTTGATAACAAAGTGGTGGTTGGGGTTGAAGAGCCCGGTTTCCCTGAAATGCGTGAGTTGCTTAATTATCAGGGCGCACGGTTAGTCCACCAGCCTATTGATCAGCAAGGATTAGTCGTTGATGATGCATTGAACCAGTGCGACATCGTGTACACCACGCCAAGCCACCAAACACCGACCAGTATTACCATGTCGATGGAGCGACGTCAGGCTTTGCTGAATAAAGCCAATGAAAAGGATTTTTTAATTATTGAAGATGACTTCGAGTTTGAAAGTAATTTTCTGGGTAAACCTCACCCGGCACTGAAAAGCCTGGATAAAGGTCATCGCGTGATTTACGTTTCCTGTTTATCGAAAGTCTTGGCTCCCGGCGTGCAAATTGCCTTTATTGTCGCTGACAGTGAGATCATTAATGAGCTTACCAAACTGCGTAAATTACTGGTGCGTAACCCGCCTTTAAACAACCAACGTGCAGTGGCTTACTTTTTATCACTAGGGTATTACGACGCCTACATGATGCACTTGCATAAAGTGTTTTACGACCGCTGGCTAACCTTGCGAGAAGCGCTTAACACCTACCTTCCCAACTGTATCGACACTGGCCCCATCCAGGGGGGAACTGCCTATTGGATCACTGGCCCTAAACAGCTTGATGGCGAATATCTGCGAGAAAAGGCCGCGGAGTTAGGCATTCTGATCGAACCGGTTAAACGTTATTTTGCAAGCACTCACTACCCTGAAAATTGCTTTCGTATGGGCATAACCAGTATCGCCAACGACAAGATCCAGTTGGGCGTGTCCATGTTGGCCCAGTTGATCCACCAACTTACGGCCGAGTACGAAGAAAAGCTTACCAACGCCAAAGGACGCTTGCTTAGCCAGGCCATGCTTGCTGATTTACTGCCCAATGCCAGACTGGAATGCCAGATGGTTTACGGCGTCCCATGTACTATCGACCTAAGAAAAGATGGTTCCATGTATGGCGAAACCGGCGGCATGGACAGTGAAGTCGACACCGGACGCTGGTGGATAGAAAACGGCATGTTCTACCGCCAATGGAACCTATGGGGTTACAGTGAAGTAAAAGGCTTCTATGTGATCATGGATGGTGACGAAATGAAATGGTTCGATGAAAACTACTGCTTTGTGCGCAAGCTGGAATTGAAGGGGCATGTGCCTGATTGA